The Streptomyces sp. NBC_00691 genome has a segment encoding these proteins:
- a CDS encoding HelD family protein — MAAQEAVDTVRDREIGVEQEHLDHVYRRLEEKIHEAEFLMNDAAQRGQVGTPGALAERDAQVFRAGIHLNRLNNEFEDFLFGRIDLLEGKDGKKGPDGAYTSVEPAEDAVRPDNTAEIGETLHIGRIGVLDSDYAPLVIDWRAPAAAPFYRSTPVDPGRVVRRRVIRSKGRQVLGVEDDLMRPELRATLAGRELPVIGDGALMAALGQARSHTMRDIVSSIQAEQDLVIRAPAASVTYVEGGPGTGKTAVALHRAAYLLYQDRRRYAGGILIVSPTPLLVSYTEGVLPSLGEEGQVAIRAVGSLVDGAEATAYDDPAVARIKGSSRMLHVLRKAARGALETPAPRAQAQLALGDEDDEPAVPTGTPTRLRVVAFGRRLELEADELRRIRHNVLGGTAPVNLLRPRARRLLLDALYAKSGAVGRHSDPELAAELRSSFDEDVSTEDSFLGFLDAWWPELTPRRVLDAMADERRLGRWARRILNPGEVRRLARSLRRTELSVHDVALLDELHTLVGTPSRPRKKREYDPLDQLTGLEELMPVREETQRERAERLAAERTEYAHVIVDEAQDLTPMQWRMVGRRGRHATWTVVGDPAQSSWSDPDEAAAARDEALGSRPRRRFELTVNYRNPAEIAELAAKVLALAMPGKESPRAVRSTGVEPRFVPVGETAGKPDLAETVRSEARLLLERVEGTVGVVVAMNRRQEAARWLAELGDRVVALGSLEAKGLEYDATVVVSPAEIADESPAGLRVLYVALTRATQQLTVVAAAADMPDEAGVPDLLRD, encoded by the coding sequence GTGGCCGCGCAGGAAGCCGTGGACACGGTCAGAGACCGTGAGATCGGTGTCGAGCAGGAACATCTGGATCACGTCTACCGCCGACTGGAGGAGAAGATCCACGAGGCGGAGTTCCTGATGAACGACGCCGCCCAGCGGGGCCAGGTCGGCACGCCCGGCGCGCTCGCCGAGCGCGACGCCCAGGTCTTCCGGGCCGGCATCCACCTCAACAGGCTCAACAACGAGTTCGAGGACTTCCTCTTCGGCCGGATCGATCTGCTGGAGGGGAAGGACGGCAAGAAGGGCCCCGACGGGGCCTACACCTCCGTCGAGCCCGCCGAGGACGCCGTACGGCCGGACAACACCGCCGAGATCGGCGAGACACTCCACATCGGCCGGATCGGCGTTCTCGACTCCGACTACGCGCCGCTGGTCATCGACTGGCGCGCACCCGCCGCCGCGCCCTTCTACCGGTCCACGCCGGTCGATCCGGGCCGGGTCGTACGCCGCAGGGTCATCCGCTCCAAGGGCCGCCAGGTCCTCGGTGTCGAGGACGACCTGATGCGTCCCGAGCTACGGGCCACCCTGGCCGGGCGGGAGCTGCCCGTCATCGGCGACGGCGCCCTGATGGCCGCCCTCGGCCAGGCCCGCAGCCACACCATGCGGGACATCGTCTCCTCCATCCAGGCCGAGCAGGATCTGGTGATCCGCGCGCCCGCCGCCTCCGTGACGTACGTCGAGGGCGGGCCGGGCACGGGGAAGACGGCGGTCGCGCTGCACCGGGCCGCCTATCTGCTCTACCAGGACCGGCGGCGCTACGCGGGCGGCATCCTGATCGTCTCGCCGACCCCGCTCCTCGTCTCGTACACCGAGGGCGTCCTGCCCTCCCTGGGCGAGGAGGGGCAGGTCGCCATCCGCGCGGTCGGCAGCCTGGTCGACGGCGCCGAGGCGACCGCCTACGACGATCCGGCGGTCGCCCGGATCAAGGGCTCCTCCCGGATGCTGCACGTGCTTCGCAAGGCCGCCCGCGGCGCCCTGGAGACCCCCGCGCCCAGGGCTCAGGCCCAGCTCGCCCTGGGCGACGAGGACGACGAGCCGGCCGTGCCCACCGGTACGCCGACGCGGCTGCGCGTCGTCGCCTTCGGCCGCCGGCTGGAGCTGGAGGCCGACGAGCTGCGGCGCATCCGGCACAACGTCCTCGGCGGCACCGCCCCGGTCAACCTGCTGCGTCCGCGCGCCCGCCGGCTGCTCCTGGACGCGCTGTACGCCAAGTCGGGCGCGGTCGGCCGCCACAGCGACCCCGAGCTCGCCGCCGAACTGCGCTCCTCGTTCGACGAGGACGTGTCGACGGAGGACTCGTTCCTCGGGTTCCTCGACGCCTGGTGGCCCGAACTCACCCCGCGCCGGGTCCTCGACGCGATGGCCGACGAGCGCCGGCTCGGCCGCTGGGCCCGTCGCATCCTCAACCCGGGCGAGGTGCGGCGGCTCGCCCGCTCGCTGCGCCGCACGGAGCTGTCCGTCCACGACGTGGCGCTCCTGGACGAGCTGCACACCCTGGTCGGGACCCCGTCCCGGCCGCGGAAGAAGCGCGAGTACGACCCGCTCGACCAGCTCACGGGCCTTGAGGAGCTCATGCCCGTACGGGAGGAGACCCAGCGGGAGCGGGCCGAGCGGCTCGCCGCGGAGCGCACCGAGTACGCGCACGTGATCGTCGACGAGGCGCAGGACCTCACGCCCATGCAGTGGCGGATGGTCGGGCGGCGCGGCCGGCACGCCACCTGGACGGTCGTGGGCGACCCGGCGCAGTCCTCCTGGTCGGATCCGGACGAGGCCGCGGCGGCCCGCGACGAGGCCCTCGGGTCCCGGCCGCGGCGTCGCTTCGAGCTGACCGTGAACTACCGGAACCCGGCCGAGATCGCCGAGCTGGCGGCCAAGGTGCTCGCCCTCGCCATGCCGGGCAAGGAGTCGCCGCGCGCGGTCCGCTCGACGGGCGTCGAGCCCCGTTTCGTACCGGTGGGGGAGACCGCCGGGAAGCCCGACCTGGCTGAAACTGTTCGGTCCGAGGCGCGGCTGCTCCTGGAGCGGGTCGAGGGCACCGTCGGTGTCGTCGTCGCCATGAACCGGCGCCAGGAGGCGGCCCGCTGGCTGGCCGAGCTGGGCGACCGGGTGGTGGCGCTCGGCTCGCTGGAGGCGAAGGGCCTGGAGTACGACGCCACGGTCGTGGTCTCGCCCGCGGAGATCGCGGACGAGTCGCCGGCCGGCCTGCGGGTCCTCTATGTGGCCCTGACCCGGGCGACGCAGCAGCTCACGGTGGTCGCGGCGGCGGCGGACATGCCGGACGAGGCGGGGGTCCCGGATCTGCTGAGGGACTGA
- a CDS encoding uroporphyrinogen-III synthase: MDEQQENGPAGPLAGFTVGVTAARRADELIALLRRRGAAVVHGPALRIVPLADDTELLAATKELIGHAPDVVVATTAIGFRGWVEAAEGWGYGEELLAVLRDVELLARGPKVKGAVRAAGLTESWSPGSESMAEVLDRLLAEGVEGRRIALQLHGEPLPGFVEALTAGGAEVVGVPVYRWMPPEDIGPLDRLLDAVLSGAVDAVTFTSAPAAVSLLSRAEEKGVRSALVAALRHEVLAVCVGPVTALPLQAEGIDTYAPERFRLGPLVQLLCKELPARARILPVAGHRVEVRGQAVLVDGLLRPVPPAGMALLGLLARRPGWVVSRADLLRALPGAGRDEHAVETAMARLRASLGTPKLIQTVVKRGYRLALDVASEEKYED, from the coding sequence ATGGACGAGCAGCAAGAAAACGGCCCCGCCGGGCCCCTCGCCGGCTTCACGGTCGGCGTCACCGCGGCGCGGCGCGCGGACGAACTCATCGCGCTGCTGCGCCGGCGTGGCGCGGCCGTCGTCCACGGGCCGGCCCTGCGGATCGTGCCCCTCGCGGACGACACCGAACTCCTCGCCGCCACCAAGGAGCTCATCGGCCACGCCCCGGACGTCGTCGTCGCCACCACGGCGATCGGCTTCCGGGGCTGGGTCGAGGCGGCGGAGGGCTGGGGATACGGCGAGGAACTCCTCGCCGTCCTGCGCGACGTCGAACTCCTCGCCCGGGGACCCAAGGTCAAGGGAGCCGTACGGGCCGCCGGACTCACCGAGTCCTGGTCACCCGGCTCGGAGTCCATGGCCGAGGTCCTCGACCGGCTCCTCGCCGAGGGCGTCGAAGGCCGGCGGATCGCGCTCCAGCTGCACGGGGAGCCGCTGCCCGGCTTCGTCGAGGCGCTCACGGCCGGCGGGGCGGAGGTCGTCGGCGTCCCCGTCTACCGCTGGATGCCGCCGGAGGACATCGGGCCGCTCGACCGGCTCCTCGACGCGGTCCTCTCCGGAGCCGTGGACGCGGTCACCTTCACCAGCGCGCCCGCCGCGGTGTCGCTGCTGTCGCGGGCCGAGGAGAAGGGCGTACGGTCCGCGCTCGTCGCCGCGCTGCGGCACGAGGTCCTCGCGGTGTGCGTGGGGCCCGTGACGGCGCTGCCGCTCCAGGCCGAGGGCATCGACACGTACGCTCCCGAGCGGTTCCGGCTCGGGCCGCTCGTCCAGCTGCTCTGCAAGGAACTGCCCGCCCGCGCACGGATCCTGCCCGTGGCGGGACACCGGGTGGAGGTCCGCGGGCAAGCCGTTCTCGTAGACGGCCTCCTGCGGCCCGTCCCGCCCGCCGGAATGGCCCTCCTGGGCCTCCTCGCCCGCCGCCCCGGCTGGGTGGTCTCCCGCGCGGACCTGCTGCGCGCGCTGCCGGGCGCGGGGCGGGACGAACACGCGGTGGAGACGGCGATGGCCCGCCTGCGCGCCTCCCTGGGCACGCCGAAGCTGATCCAGACGGTGGTGAAACGGGGATACCGCCTGGCGCTGGACGTGGCGTCGGAGGAGAAGTACGAGGACTAG